The window CCTTAATAATATAACAATAGAGCCGATTTCAAAATCAAGCCAAACAAGGCTTAAAGTAGTGTAGATATTTTTGCGCCGCCAAACATAGTACGGCAATCATCAAGACAAAAGTAACCTTGCGATTGCCTTTGACATATATTTTCCCCGGTATCAAATTGTCTTTTAAATGCGAATAGGCCCGTTCGACTGTCGTGCGAATTTTATACCGTTCCTGTTTCGCCGGATCAAGGGGTGCGCAGATTTTATCATTTCTGGAATTGGGATCGATAACGGGAACCCGGCGGTGACGGCGTATAAATTGTTTAATGTCTTTTGCGTCATAGGCCGCATCCATTACAGAATATAAATGTCTGACTTTCCCCATGGTCATTTTCTCCAGCAGTATCGCCGCCTGGCTGTCATGGACATTTGCCCCGCTTACAAAGGCGCTTGCCGGAAACCCTGTGTCGGTAACATCAAGATGTAATTTGTATCCTTTCCAATAACTCACCTTGCCCTGACTGTTTTTCTTGCAGCCCCAGGCGCATTCCTGGTTTAATTCCCTCGTGATTTCAGAAATATCCTTTTTGGCCTGTTGCGCAAGAACGGTTGGTTCTTTTATCGTTTTTGGAGCGTCTTTGGGCCTTCTTCCCCGCTTTTTAAGCGCTTTTGGGACTGTTCCTTTGGTTTTCTCCTTCGGACTTTCCCGGGATTCTATCGCGGTTGAATCCCGGCAGATATGGATAACCGGTAAATCTTTGTATGCCTGTTTTACTAATTCATCCAATATATCATTCAGTACATCCGCCTTACTGATATCGTTAAGACGCCGTGAAAATGTTGTCCTGCTGGGGACTTTTTTAAATCCGCAGAGCTGGCGTAGATTGGGGTCTGACCGTAATGTTTCCACAAGCGCCTTCATGTTCGGTATGCCAAAATGGTTCACCGCAAAAAAGGCCCGGAAGAAATTCATATAATCATACGCCTTCCTTCCGACACCCCGGTAGGTATGAATCAGGCGAGGAGAGCAGCTTTCTATGACTTGCAGTATTAAGATAAAGTTCCTGTGTTCGCCGCCTAAATGTTCCTCGAAAAACTGCTGTAATTCATGGAACCCTTCAAAAAGACCTTGTTTCCCGCCGATGATTTGTGTTATGCTCTTCATATGAGGACTCTCCCTTTGATATTTTGGTGGTTCAAATTATCTTAGCGGGTTGTCCTCATTTTTTCAATCTATTTTGATTTTGAAATCGGCTCATTAATAAAACAATAAAAAATACTATTCAAAAAAATGCTAACATATTCAACCGTCTACTTTTTCATACAGTTCTGAAAAGAGACTATTATCTTGAGTAAAATCTATTTATCTGTTATTTTGGTACTGATAGGATTATGGAATGGACGGAATAAAAGAACGGATAAAACAAGTCAGGACGTTCCTGAATATCTCCCAACGGGAATTCTCTAAACGGATATTTATTAGCCCAACCTTACTAGGTGAAATTGAACTGGGAAACCGGAAAGTAAAAGACAGAACAATTTTGTTAATTTCTACAGAATTTAACGTTAACAAAGATTGGTTATTAAATGGTGATGGTGATATGTTTTCGGTGCCGCCGCCTGATATTCAACTTGAGAAATTAATTGATATATTTAAACAACTTGACAAACCGTTGAGAGATTATTTATTGGAACAATCGAAAGGGCTGTTGAAAATCCAAAAAGAGAATATAGATAAAGAATAATCTCAAGTGGGTCTATTTTTTGCGGTTTTTTCAGATTAAGCTTTATTAGGAAGAAGAATTCCATACAAAGGACGGAAGAGCTGGAAAAAATGCTGGATTGTGCCTATGAGAATTCGGATGCTGACCTATGCTATCCACTTTTTCCCCTTCCTTTGTGTCCTCATGGCCCCCGAAGCTTTGCGGAACTCAGGGGGAAAAAGCCCGGATCGGATCGTCTTATAATACAAATCCCTTGAATATCAGCATTTTCTGCAAGGCCCTCCAGACCAGCGCGGCAACTTCGCCGGGGCTTTTGGATGCGTCGATAATTTCGATCCTGACGCCCTGATCCCGGAAGCGGGGCAGCATGGCCTTGTAAAGGGAACGCACCCGGATTTGGAATTCCAGTTCTTCAAAAATATCCTTTGACGCCCTGGTTTCCATGCGTTTCTGGGCGGTTTCGGGGTCCAGATCAAAAAAGAATATGACTTCAGGGCAGGGGAAATCCTTGTTGAGGTAAGAGGGAAGCTCCTCCCCGCAGGTGATACCCTGGTACACCAGGGAGGAGGGAATATAACGATCGGATACAACCAGTTCCCCCCTGGCGCAACGCTCTATAATGCCGTTTTTCTCGTAGAGATGCTCAGAACGGTCCGCCGCAAAAAGGCAGGCTATGGTCTCGGGCTTTAAGGCGGTTTCGTGCTTTAAGCCGCTGCGTATAATGCGCCCTATAGGGCTGTCAGTAGGCTCAAAAGTATCATAAAAGGAGGGAAGGCCCTTGCCGGCCAGGCTGAAATGCTCCTTGAGCAATTTTAGCTGGGTAGTGGTGCCAGAGCCGTCGCCGCCTTCAAAAACTGCAAAATTCGTTAGGATTTCCATAGCTGGTTAATCTTATCATAGCTTGTGATCCGTATTTCTGCTATACTGTGAACCAGGAGATTGAAAGTGACAGAGGCAATAAAACTTGACGAGCATTATACCTATGCTGACCTCCTGACCTGGGACGACCTATGAGATGCCTTCTACCGCGAGCATAGACGCTGTTTATAAACTCAACAAGTACCAGAAGGCCAAAGTCAGGGAATACTGGATAATTGATCCGGACAACAAGATCCTTTTACGTTATACTCTGGAAAAAGAAACCTACTCCCTCAGCCAGTACGAATTTGACAAGCCCGTGCCGGTCGCAATCCTCCCTGACTGCGCCATTGATCTGGGCGCAGCATACGCAGATCAGGAGATGTCCAGACGCTAGATATGGTCAAGTCCCATAACTCATTGCCCAAGAGGGGCAAGGTAGTCGATACTGATAATGGAGGAATGGGCCTTTTTGGAACTGAAATTCGGGGGAGGGAGCTGGAAGGCGAACACCCTCATAAGGACAGGCGTATTTTTTCTCAGCTTTTCGGCTATGGTGGTCCTTACCTCCCTGGTGCTGCGCCCCATTCAGTCAACCATGATCGCTGCTATGGAGGGTTTAAGGGACGGTTTAATCACTCGGGTTGAGGTTTTTACCGGCCGCACCTTGGTTTACGGTTCCCTGGGGCCTTCGATCTTTGGAACTCTGGACTTACGGGATGTAAAGATACTGCGTGATGACGGCACAAGCATCCTGTCTGTTTCGCGGCTCAGGCTGTCTTATTCGCTCCTTAACCTTCTCCAGGGCAAAATCAGCGAAGCCTTCAATTCTGTCCGGGTTGACCGGCCTATCCTGACTCTGGACTTCGAAAAAGATCAGGATTTGAAACGTCTTTTCGCCCAGCCAAGCCAGGATGAACGGCCGGCGAATTTTTCATCATTATTGCCTGAAAATTTCCAGATACGCCTTAGAAACGGTGAATCGGAATTCATGAGCAGCCCCGGAACAGATTCTGTTCCCTGGAATTTTAAACTTCAAAACCTGGGGCTGGATGTATCTTTGCGCAAAGGCCGCATTGTCTTCCAGGGAAAATGGAATGCCCGGGGCGAATTGAATATGGGGGCGCCTTCGCCTTCCCTGAATGCTGCCATGAACGCCAGGGTTAATGGGGAATACTCCTGGGTGGATGGGGAGGGCAGGGGGAATTTTGTCATCCCCTCCCTGGCAGGGAATTCTTTCAGGCTTAAGCCGCTTTCGGTGAGCATAGTTTTCAGGGATCAAAAATTCGAAGTCAGGAAGATTTATGACAAGTCCCCTATGGATTTGGCTTTTACCTATGACCTGGAGGAGGAAAAGCTTGCCGCTTTTTTCGGATGCGAAAATTTTTCGCTTCAGGATCTTGTCACCCTTACCGGTGCATGGAAGGATTACAACAGCTGGGCATTGCTCAGGCTTTCGGGCAAGGCCTCCCTTGAAAAAACCGGCGCCCAGGGCCCTCCTGTATACGATTTTGATCTTTCGGGTCTCATACCTGCCCGGTCGCCCATTGGGGCAGCCTCTGTTGCCATAAAGGGCAACGGAGATGAAAAAGCCGTATCGATTGAGGAACTGGCTGTAAATTCATCCAGGGGCAATATTCGCTTCGACGGGAAACTGGACTATAATCCCCTCACCCCTACGGGAAACCTTGTGGTTTCCGAACTTGGCCTGGCAGGCACCGAAGCTCCCCATGAAAAGCTCAATGCTGCTTTTTCCATTTATTCAAGCGGTCAGAAGATTAGCTTTTTTGGCGAGAATCTCAGCGCCGGGAACCTGACCTTGTCGGGCCTGGATGGTTCTGTGATCCATGAAAAAGACGGGCTTACCTTTGCCTTGTCCGCCATGAGGTTTAAAGAATTGGATTCCTACGGGGATGTGCGCTTGAGCAGTTTTTCCCTTGACGGATCTGTCGATTATGATCCGCGCCATATACAGGCCAGCCTCAGGCTGGATTCGTTTTCCGTAAGGGACATACTGGAATTGCTAAAGCCCCTGGGAACAACCCTGCCGATCATTTCACTAAGCGCGGTGGACGATCTTTCTGTGACCACGGAAATTTTCTTTACCACCGATTATGAGCACATGCTCTACAATGCCCCCCGTTTTGTGGCTGCTTATGAAGGCCCCAGGGACATTTTGGCCATCACCTCCCTTTCGGGGACGGATCGGAGGTTCGAGCTTGAAGAGGGCCGCATCAGCTGGGGGGGCGGCGAGGCCGAGCTTTCGGCTTTTGCCGATTTTTCAAATCCCGACGATATTTCATTCTCCCTCCAGACCAACCACAAGGATCTGATTTATTTCCTGGAAGGATCTGTCCTGGACAGGAGATCCCTGAGCATAAGGGGGTCCTATGGCTTCCAGGCCTATCTCAGCGCAGCGGGCATGGGTTCTTATTCGGGCTATGTGCAGGGGGAAAACATTCCCATACCTTCAGGGGATCAGAACGCCCTCCTTTCGTTTATGGCTTCCCTCCGCTACGATTCCCTTGACCTCTGGTCCGCGGATCTGGATCGCTTTGAAATAAGCGATATAGCGGCGCCGGGTTCTTCTTACGCTTCCCTGCGCTTGTCGGGTCTGGCGGATCAGGACGGGGCCCGAATTTCCAATTTATTGTACGACGATGGCAGGGGTGCCCTTTCAGGCATTTTGTCCCTTGATTGGGACAAGGGATACCAAAATTTGAGGCTTCTGGCAACAGTTTTTGATACCCAGGGGAAAGAGCATTACGATCTGTCCGCTTCTTATAATGACAAAACCCTTGGCCTTTTTCTGAAAGGGGAAGGCATGCAGCTTGCCCGCATTGCCCAAAATGCATACGGGGCGGTAGCCGCAGGGAACGCAAGCTTGTCATGGAGGACAGGCTCCGAATTCGAAGCCCAGGTTGATCTCGATTCCCTTGTGTTCCGCTTAAACGATACCGATGTCAGGGTCGAGGCCAGCGCATCGTTGAACCCGAATGTGTTCTTCCTGGACAAGTTCACCCTGAATTACAGCGGCCTGGAAGGGACTATGCCCTATTTCAGGGTAGACCGCCGTGCCAGCCTGGCGGAGGTCCGGGCAGAGCTGCATGGTGCTCTTGCAGGCAGGGGCCTTGATATTTCCCTCAGGGGGCAGGCTGAATTCCAGCCCCTGGCTTCCTGGTTCAATATAGAGGATGCCCTGGATTCAATCTCGGGCTCTATTGCCATGGACACAGCCCGCTATGATACCTTCGAGGCCGACGAGCCTTTCAGCTTTGCCTTTTCGTCTGTCCGAAACGAGGCAGGCCCTCAAATTGCTGTTTCGGGAGGGCCCAGGAATATGATACGATTCAGGTATTCCTCTGTCCCGGGCAGCAGGGGGGGCGACTTTTACGCAGCCCTCTCAAGCCCATCCCCGGTGCGGGGGGCTTTTATCGGGAACATCAGTGCCGGCGAAATCGACGCCCAGGTTTCGGATCTCTATGTGGATATGGGGACCCTTTGGGGGTTCATCCCTCCTGATTTTGTGGTGGCCTTCCCCGGAGGCATTGTAACCGGGGCCATACATATAGCAGGGCCTTTGAGCGATCCGGAATTTTACGGTTCAGCCAGGGCAACCAGCCTGAAAATTCTGGTGCCCCAGTTCATTGCAGCGCCTATACGGCCTGTGCCGGTGGCCATCGCCCTGAACGGCAATGAGATGTCTTTTGGCCCCGTGGATGCTGCTGTCGGGAATGGCTCAGGGTTGGTTTCGGCATGGTTCCGTTTTGACCGCTGGATACCCAACATTTTCAATATGGATATCGTGGTGCCCCAGGAAAAAGCCATCCCCTTTGGCCTCGATATTTCCGGCATTCTTGCCCACGGCCTGGCTGCAGGGCATCTCAATCTGGATATGCAGGACATGATCTTTACGGTTTCAGGGGATCTTACAGCCCAAAATACCGAGATCAGCCTTAACGGCGATGAGCTGGCCGCCATGGAGACTGCAAGCCTTCAGCCCCATACTTCAAGCATATCCACCCTGATAGACATAACCATAAAAACAGGCAGACGGGTGGAATTTTTCTGGCCCAGCGCTGATTTTCCTGTTCTGCAGGCCTATACGGACATGGGGACGGGCATACATATCACCAGCGACGCTGTTTCGCGGCGTTTTACCCTGCAGGGTGATGTCAAACTCCGAAGCGGCGAGATTTTCTACCTGGAGCGGAATTTCTATCTCCGGGAAGGCACCCTGTTCTTCAACGAAAGCGAGCTCCAGTTTGATCCGCGAATATCCGCCAGGGCGGAAATCCGCGATCAGGGGGAGGAAGGGCCTGTAACCATATCCATGCTCATCGATTATGCTCCCCTAAAGTCCTTTACCCCCCGTTTCGAGTCCAACCCGCCCCTTTCGCAGCTTGAAATCTTCTCCATGCTGGGGCAGAACCCCCAGGGGGCTTCGGATCAAACGAACCAGCGGAATATACTGATTTCGGCCAGCGCCGACGCCCTTACCCAGTTTGCGGTTACAAGGCGGTTTCAGCGGGTAGTGAGGAACTTCCTTGGGCTGGACATGTTCTCCGTGCGTACCCAGGTGCTGCAAAACATGGTTTTCCAGGCTGCAGGCTTCAACAATGGGTCGAATACCCCCTCCACCGGCAGCGGAACAGGCACTACGGGAGAAGAAACTATGCCCGGAGAGCGCCGTGCCGGTAACTATTTCGATAACACTACTGTTTTCTTAGGTAAATACATTGGATCGGATATATTTGTCCAATCCTTGTTTTCGTGGCGTTATGATGAGACAAAGCAAACCTGGGGGGGCATCAGGTTTGAACCCGAGATAGGCCTGGAAATGAAGAACCCGCTCTTTAATATCCAGCTTAATATTTTGCCCCTTCACCCGGAAAACTGGTTCATTGACGATGTTTCTTTTACCTTTACATGGAGGAGATCCTTCTAGCAGGGGTAGGTTTCCTTAATTATTGTTTTTCTGGTATAGTCAGAATGAAGGAGCTTAGATGCGCTTTAGGTTTTTAGTGTTGCTATTGGCGGCTGTCACGGTTTTTTCCGTTTTTCCCCAGGATGTGGAATGGTACCAGGGCAAACCCATAAAGAATATTGTTTTCGATGGACTAAACAATGTAAAATCCAATGAACTGGACGGTATTACCGAGCCCTACCTGGGCCAAAGCTTCGGCGATGATGTTTATTGGGAAATACTGGGCAAGCTCTATGCCCTGGAATACTTTGAAACCATCAACCCTACGGCTTTAAGGGCGGACACCCAAGGGAACGAAGTCATACTCCGCTTCACAGTCACCGAAAGGCCCCAGGTCTCCCGCATAAACTTTGTGGGCAACAGCGGCCTAAGGCGCAACGAGCTTTTGGACACAGTGACCCTCAAAATCCATGACGTGGCAACCCAGGCCAAACTCAGGGTGGACGAGCTGGCTATCACCAATAAATACCTTGAAAAAGGCTTCCCGGATATTAAAGTGCGCTCCGAAATGGTGCCCGGCGCCAATGGCTCTCTGGTGGTCAACTTTTATGTTGAAGAGGGCGAGAAGATCACTATCGAGGAATTCCGCTTCGAAGGGAATTCAGTGTTTTCCGCCAGGACCCTTCAGCGCCAGCTGACCTTAAAAACCAAGGGCATTATTGCGGACGGGGCTTTCCAGGAAGCCAAGCTTATCGCGGACCGGCAGGCCCTTACCCAATACTACCATGATAGGGGCTATATAGACGCGGAAATAGTGGATGTGAGCCGGGAAATCAGGAAGGATGAGAAGGGTGGAAACAACCTGACCATCACCTTCAGGCTTTATGAGGGGCGCATTTATAACTTTGGCGGTATCACCTTTGAGGGGAACAAGATTTTTACCACTGAGCAGCTTGCCGCCCTGGTGTATTCAAAAGTCGGGGATGTGGTAAGCGATAAAAAGATCCAGGCCGATCTTATGCGGGTAACCGATCTCTACCTCGAAAACGGCTACCTTTTTAACCGCATAGAGCCGGTGCCGAACCGTGACGCGAGCCAGGGGCTGCTGACCTTCAATATAATGATAGTGGAACGGGGCAGGGCCCATATCGAAAACATCATTGTCCGGGGGAATGAAAAAACCAAGGATAATGTAATACTCAGGGAAATTCCCCTTGAAGCGGGGGATATTTTTTCCAAAGCAAAGGTAATGGACGGCCTCCGCAATCTTTACAACCTCCAGTATTTCTCCAATGTGATTCCTGACACCCCTGTGGGCAGCTCCGATGCCCTCATGGATCTGGTGATCAATGTGGAAGAGCAGCCGACCACGGATGTGCAGTTCGGTCTGACCTTCTCGGGTTCTTCGGATCCCGATGCGTTCCCGATTTCGGGCATGGTAAGATGGAACGACAGGAATTTCCGCGGCTCGGGCAACCAGATAGGGGCGGAAGTAAATGCTTCTCCTGACACCCAGAGCGCTTCCCTCGACTACACCCAGCGATGGATTTTCGGCTTGCCCCTTTCGGGGAGTTTCGATTTTACCGTGCAGCATACAAAACGCCTTGCCGCCATGGATAATATGCCCCCTTATTTCAACAACGATGACAGCGACAAGGCCTATGCTTTCCCCGACGGTTTTGGTTCCCGCGAAGAATATGTGGAAGCAGGGAAAATACCCTCCAGCGAATTCCTCCTGCCCTATAATCAGTGGCGCCTGTCTCTGGGCGTTTCCACTGGCTACAGGTGGTCTACCTTCGTAGGCAACCTTACCCTTTCAGGCGGCGTCAGGCTTGGCATTGTGCGCAGTGTTTTCGATTCTGATCTTTACCGGCCCTTTGATCCGGTCCTACGGAATGAAAACAATATCTGGACTCCTGCCACTTCGGTATGGACAAGCCTTGCCCTGGATCAGAGGGATGTGTATTACGATCCTTCAAAGGGCTATTACGGCATTCAGCGCATAGGGTATTACGGATTGCTGGGCATAGAGCAGGAGCATTATGTCAGGACCGATACCAAGGCTGAATGGTACATCACCATGTTCAATATCCCTATAACAGACAATTGGGCATTCAAAGCGGTCTTTGGAATACATTCGGGGCTTTCGTTTATTTTCCGTCAGCCCTTCAATGACGCGCCTATCATAGAAGAAGCCAACCAGCTCGCGGTAGACGGCATGTTCGTGGGCAGGGGCTGGAGCGGCGAATATTCCCGGAAAGGCTTTGCCCTCTGGGAAAACTGGGCCGAGATCCGCCTTCCTGTGGTGCCGGGCATACTGGCATGGGATTTCTTCTTCGACGCGGCGGGCGTCAAGGCAAAGCCGGGGGATTTGTTCTCATCCTTCGGGGCCGACGATCAAAGCTCGCCTGATTTTAGCACCTTCTTTATGCGCTTCAGCTTTGGAGGGGGTTTCCGCTTCACCATACCCCAATTCCCCTTCAGGTTCAGCCTGGCAAAGCGTTTCCTGATTCAGGACGGCTCGGTGAAGTGGCAAGGCGGCGCCATAGGCCGCAACAGCAGCAACCCTGCAAAAGGGTTGGACTTTGTTATAAGCTTTGCCCTGTCTACTTATTAGGAAGGCATGTATGAAAAGATTGATTGTATTTGTCGCTTTGGCTTTTTCAGGCTTGGGCTGGCTGGGCGCACAGCAGCTTACCCGTTTTGCGGTGGTGGATCTCCCCAGGGTCTATGTGTCGTTCTTCAGGGAATCCAGGGCGGTACGTGAATTTGAAGAGCGTAGCGCCAGGGTGCAAAGCGAGATTGACCGCATGAATGCGGAGATCCAGGCCCTTAAAAACAACCAGATCAACGCCGAATTCCAGGGAAACCAGGAACAGGCCCTCAGGCTCGAATCGGAAATAAACCGCAAGTCCGATTACCTTAAAGAGTATTACAAGCTCAAGACTGCGGAACTAGAGAGCCAGAAGGCAAAGCTCACCCAGTCGAGCTCTTTTTTGGAGCAGGTCTATGACGAAATCCGCTTCATCGCAGAGAGCGAGGGCTACAGCATGGTGCTTAACCTGAAAGAAAATACCGGCATACTTTGGTACAGTCCCACCGTTGATATAACCGACAAGCTTATCCAGAACCTTTTGGATAAAGCGCGCCGCTAATTTCTTTGAGGCGGCTACGAGCTCTTCAGAAACCAGCCCCATGCTGGATCAGTACAGGCGGATCAAGAGGGATCATCAGGGGGAAGTCCTTTTTTTCCGGCTGGGCGATTTTTATGAGATGTTCCAGGAAGACGCAGTCGAAGTCTCCTCCCTCTTGAACCTTACCCTCACGAGCCGCACAGGCCAGCCCATGTGCGGAGTCCCTTACCACGCAGCCCGTTCCTACATAGCCCGGCTTATGAGGCTGGGCAAAAAAGTCGCTATTTGCGAACAGATCTCAGAGCCTGGCAATGGCCTTATAGAACGCCAGGTGGTGGAGATCATCACGCCGGGCACCACCATTGACGAGGATTACCTTGACAGGGGAAGTTCCAATTATCTCGCCTGCCTGGCGCTTTCAAAAGAATCGTTATCCTTTGCGTACATAGATCTTTCTATCGGGGATTTTTACGCTACTTCTTTTCCCTCTGAAAACGCGGCAGAATTGCTCAGAGGTGAACTTGAACGCCTTGATGTAAAAGAAATGATCATCCAGGAATCCCTTCTGGAAGAGTACAAGCCAATCAAGGATGCAATTGACGAACGCACAGGATTGGTGCTAAACCGCTGGGCCGACTGGCTCTTTGACAAAGAGAGAAGCAGGGAACGGCTTAACAAGCAATTCGGCTCCGCAAGCCTCAAAGGTTTTGGGCTTGGCGAAAATGCCCCCGAGATAATTTCTGCCGGGGCACTCCTGGATTACCTCGACGACACTGCCAAGACTTTAATCCCCCATGTGCGCGCTATTGCTGTGTATGACGATTCTGAATTTGTCGGCATTGACGAAGCTACCCAGCGCAACCTTGAATTGATCCGGAACCTGCAGGATGGGGAAAACCATTTTACCCTCCTTGAGGTAATGGATCATACCCGCACCGCTATGGGCCGCCGCCTCCTTAAGGGTCGCATTCTTCACCCCCTTCGGGACGCGGCGAAGATAAATGCCCGGCTCGGCATGGTGGAAAAACTGTACCATAACCAGGAAAAGCTAGGCTGCTTTAGGGATATGCTTGCCAAAACCCCGGATCTCGAACGCCTTTGCTCACGCATCGCAATGGACAAGGCCCACGGCAAAGATATGGCGGCGGTGAAAAACGCCCTGAATTCTTTTGGGTTGATTTACCAGGAAAGCCGCGTCTTTGATTTTCAATTCGAAAGCCCTGAAGCTGCCCTGTTGGCAGGGGAAAAAAATTCCCAAGCCCTGGTGCTTCTTGGGGAATTGAAAAAGCTCCTTGAAAAGGGGCTGGCTGAAGATCCTTCCATACTTCTTACAGAAGGAAAATTAATTCAGGAAGGTTTTGACCCTGAGCTTGACAGGCTGCGGGAATTGAGGGACAACGGCAGAAAAACACTTGAAACATATTTGGAAGAGGAAAAAGGCCTCACCGGGATTGCAAGCCTTAAAATACGGTACAACAGGCTTATTGGCTATTACTTCGAGGTAAACAAGAACCATCTATCAAAAGTGCCGGGACATTTTATCCGCCGCCAGGGCATGGCCACAGGGGAACGGTATACTACAAACCGCCTTGGCGAGCTTGAATCCGAAATAAACGGCGCCTCTGACAAAATAATCGAACTGGAAAAAAAGCTGTTCCTGGAAATACGGGAACAGGCCAAGTCTTGCCTGGAAAGCCTTGGCAGCGCAGGCCGGTATATCGCGGAGCTTGATGCTGCCCAATCCCTTGCGCGGGCCAGCACTATACATGGCTGGGCAAGGCCCATCGTGGATAACGAAAACCGCCTCCGCATAATCGAAGGCCGCCACCCCGTGGTGGAGGCCCATCTCCCCAGGGGGGAATTTATTCCCAACGATGTGATCCTCGACGAAGCAGGGATCGCCTTTGCCCTCATCACAGGCCCCAATATGGCGGGGAAATCCACCTATTTAAGGCAGGCGGCCCTTACCGTTATTATGGCCCAGGCCGGTAGTTTTGTTCCCGCAGAGGAAGCCATTATCGGTATGTGCGACCGCATCTACTGCAGGGTAGGGGCTTCCGACAGCCTGGCCAGGGGCGAATCCACCTTCCTTGTGGAAATGAACGAGACCGCATATATACTTCATACTGCCACAGAAAAAAGCCTTGTCATCATGGACGAAATAGGAAGGGGAACAGGCACCAATGACGGCCTTTCCATAGCCTGGGCAGTGTGCGAGGATCTGCTGGACAGAATTAAATGCAGAACTCTTTTTGCCACCCATTACCATGAGCTTTCGCAAATCTCCCATCCCCGCATGTCCAACAGATCCATGGAAGTATCTGACAACAACGGGGAGATTGTCTTTCTCAGAAAACTCAAAGAAGGCTCCACTTCCAATTCCTACGGTCTCCATGCGGCGCGTCTTGCGGGCCTCCCCGAAACAGTCCTGGAAAGGGCAGGAGAAATTCTGGAAACACTTGAAGCAGCAAATCCGATCAAAGCGCAAATACCCCCCCACGAAAAAAAAGAATCCAAGGTTCCTTCGGAAAGGGAAGCGAAATTCCTTTCCAAGCTCGCAAAGCTTGATCCCGATTCCCTGACCCCCCTGGAGGCTCTTAACCTCATCCACGAATGGAAAAAATCCGTTTCAGTCCCGGGTGAAAACTTCGTCAA is drawn from Leadbettera azotonutricia ZAS-9 and contains these coding sequences:
- a CDS encoding transposase, with translation MKSITQIIGGKQGLFEGFHELQQFFEEHLGGEHRNFILILQVIESCSPRLIHTYRGVGRKAYDYMNFFRAFFAVNHFGIPNMKALVETLRSDPNLRQLCGFKKVPSRTTFSRRLNDISKADVLNDILDELVKQAYKDLPVIHICRDSTAIESRESPKEKTKGTVPKALKKRGRRPKDAPKTIKEPTVLAQQAKKDISEITRELNQECAWGCKKNSQGKVSYWKGYKLHLDVTDTGFPASAFVSGANVHDSQAAILLEKMTMGKVRHLYSVMDAAYDAKDIKQFIRRHRRVPVIDPNSRNDKICAPLDPAKQERYKIRTTVERAYSHLKDNLIPGKIYVKGNRKVTFVLMIAVLCLAAQKYLHYFKPCLA
- a CDS encoding helix-turn-helix domain-containing protein, producing MDGIKERIKQVRTFLNISQREFSKRIFISPTLLGEIELGNRKVKDRTILLISTEFNVNKDWLLNGDGDMFSVPPPDIQLEKLIDIFKQLDKPLRDYLLEQSKGLLKIQKENIDKE
- the tmk gene encoding dTMP kinase, yielding MEILTNFAVFEGGDGSGTTTQLKLLKEHFSLAGKGLPSFYDTFEPTDSPIGRIIRSGLKHETALKPETIACLFAADRSEHLYEKNGIIERCARGELVVSDRYIPSSLVYQGITCGEELPSYLNKDFPCPEVIFFFDLDPETAQKRMETRASKDIFEELEFQIRVRSLYKAMLPRFRDQGVRIEIIDASKSPGEVAALVWRALQKMLIFKGFVL
- a CDS encoding Uma2 family endonuclease, yielding MPSTASIDAVYKLNKYQKAKVREYWIIDPDNKILLRYTLEKETYSLSQYEFDKPVPVAILPDCAIDLGAAYADQEMSRR
- a CDS encoding translocation/assembly module TamB domain-containing protein; this translates as MELKFGGGSWKANTLIRTGVFFLSFSAMVVLTSLVLRPIQSTMIAAMEGLRDGLITRVEVFTGRTLVYGSLGPSIFGTLDLRDVKILRDDGTSILSVSRLRLSYSLLNLLQGKISEAFNSVRVDRPILTLDFEKDQDLKRLFAQPSQDERPANFSSLLPENFQIRLRNGESEFMSSPGTDSVPWNFKLQNLGLDVSLRKGRIVFQGKWNARGELNMGAPSPSLNAAMNARVNGEYSWVDGEGRGNFVIPSLAGNSFRLKPLSVSIVFRDQKFEVRKIYDKSPMDLAFTYDLEEEKLAAFFGCENFSLQDLVTLTGAWKDYNSWALLRLSGKASLEKTGAQGPPVYDFDLSGLIPARSPIGAASVAIKGNGDEKAVSIEELAVNSSRGNIRFDGKLDYNPLTPTGNLVVSELGLAGTEAPHEKLNAAFSIYSSGQKISFFGENLSAGNLTLSGLDGSVIHEKDGLTFALSAMRFKELDSYGDVRLSSFSLDGSVDYDPRHIQASLRLDSFSVRDILELLKPLGTTLPIISLSAVDDLSVTTEIFFTTDYEHMLYNAPRFVAAYEGPRDILAITSLSGTDRRFELEEGRISWGGGEAELSAFADFSNPDDISFSLQTNHKDLIYFLEGSVLDRRSLSIRGSYGFQAYLSAAGMGSYSGYVQGENIPIPSGDQNALLSFMASLRYDSLDLWSADLDRFEISDIAAPGSSYASLRLSGLADQDGARISNLLYDDGRGALSGILSLDWDKGYQNLRLLATVFDTQGKEHYDLSASYNDKTLGLFLKGEGMQLARIAQNAYGAVAAGNASLSWRTGSEFEAQVDLDSLVFRLNDTDVRVEASASLNPNVFFLDKFTLNYSGLEGTMPYFRVDRRASLAEVRAELHGALAGRGLDISLRGQAEFQPLASWFNIEDALDSISGSIAMDTARYDTFEADEPFSFAFSSVRNEAGPQIAVSGGPRNMIRFRYSSVPGSRGGDFYAALSSPSPVRGAFIGNISAGEIDAQVSDLYVDMGTLWGFIPPDFVVAFPGGIVTGAIHIAGPLSDPEFYGSARATSLKILVPQFIAAPIRPVPVAIALNGNEMSFGPVDAAVGNGSGLVSAWFRFDRWIPNIFNMDIVVPQEKAIPFGLDISGILAHGLAAGHLNLDMQDMIFTVSGDLTAQNTEISLNGDELAAMETASLQPHTSSISTLIDITIKTGRRVEFFWPSADFPVLQAYTDMGTGIHITSDAVSRRFTLQGDVKLRSGEIFYLERNFYLREGTLFFNESELQFDPRISARAEIRDQGEEGPVTISMLIDYAPLKSFTPRFESNPPLSQLEIFSMLGQNPQGASDQTNQRNILISASADALTQFAVTRRFQRVVRNFLGLDMFSVRTQVLQNMVFQAAGFNNGSNTPSTGSGTGTTGEETMPGERRAGNYFDNTTVFLGKYIGSDIFVQSLFSWRYDETKQTWGGIRFEPEIGLEMKNPLFNIQLNILPLHPENWFIDDVSFTFTWRRSF